The following is a genomic window from Elaeis guineensis isolate ETL-2024a chromosome 10, EG11, whole genome shotgun sequence.
aatgTATTTTatccatttatgatgaaaaattatccacTCGAAAACATCAAATCAAGATTAGCATATTCTAATATGAGTgttattctttctttttatttcaaaaaatttgatctatgaagaaaattttttttatgatattaataataattataaaaaataatattatatataatatatactaatattattattaaataataaaattaataataattaaattttatttaaaataaataaattttttatattttattttaataaatatattatccaTCGAAGGATTTGATGCAGTCCAATTGCATCGATACGGAGGTCTCTCGAAACCATGTTGTCACTCTATCCCTtctaaaacaaaaattttgaaaaaataaacaaTGATTTGACTAAAATGACCTCAATGCAATTTCGATTATGTTTTTGCTTTCCTTGTCCGGCAAAGCATGGTGAACCCACTTCCACGCCAAAAATATGCTTGCCGCGTTTAGCTGGCAGTCAATGGTAATCACTAAAGTCCAAGAATTTCACCGCTGCCACGGGGACCCACGAAGTTAATGCAAGCCTGGCAGCTGCACGCTCCGCGTGGACCACTGTTCTCTGCTCCGTCAAGAACAGCAGGCTCGCAaaagatctttcttttatttaaGATTAAGACGGCGCTAGAAACTTGTATTTCCACGTGTCGTCCTTACAATTCACCACGTGTCCACGTCGCACGAGTCGTTTGCCTGGACTCGTCTCGAACCTTCGCCACTCCTCTCGCGCTTCCTTCTCCTCCAACCTGATTCCCCTCCCTCTCCACGATAAAGCCCCGACGAACGAATCAAGAGAGGAACCCCAGGCCAATTTCAAACCCTTGCTCTTTCGGCGTTCTTCTCTGGTGCTCTTGGTGTGTGGAGAGTTCGGCGATCGCCCAAGAGGAGAAAGATGTGGATCCGGCCGCCGTATGGGAAGGGCGTGGACGTGGAATCGGGCCCCCGGCCGCTGTACCCAATGATGTTGGAGAGCCCAGAGCTCCGGTGGGCGTTCATCCGGAAGATCTACGCCATCCTGACCGTCCAGATGCTGCTCACTGTCGCTGTCGCTGCCGTCGTCGTCACTGTTCGCCCAATCTCCCACTTCTTTGTCTCCTCTGGCGCCGGCCTCGGCCTCTACATCTTTCTTATCATTCTCCCCTTCATTGGTACTccccttcttttccttttcttctttccttaatttcttgaaatttgtagAATCGTATgggtttatagattttttttttctcgattTTCTTGAAAATTTCTGGCATATACCTGGAGGATATCTATCTTGTCTTTGGGTTGATGACTTCGAAGTTATTTTTGAGCGTATTTTTTAACTCTCCCTTTTAAAAGAATCTCATTTTCTCATAAAAATCCAGTGTTTCGCATGCTTTCTTAAACTTTGGCTCCTATTCTTGTAAATTAAGGATTTTTCGGAATTTCTTGTACTATCAATATGCTATACTTGTTCTCTTATCTTGAAAATGAAAATTTTACGGCTTTAAAGTGATTTTTTTGGGGTTTTTTTCGGCTCTCATTGTTCTCAAAAGAAATCCAATTCTCCCATGCTTTCTTAAATTCTACCTTCTTTTCCTGTAACTTCGCGAGTATTCGCGCTTTCTCTGAGGAATTAACATGATATTCTTTAATTCTTGATATCCTGGCTTCGAACGATATGTTTAGGTTTTTTTTAAAACTGTTTATTTGGTTTTGGtttattttcttctaaaatttttgactTCTTCAAGTATCTAAATCTCTAATCTATCTTATTTTTGTTCCAGTGTTATGCCCTCTGTATTACTACCATCAGACGCACCCGGTGAATTATCTACTCCTTGGAATTTTTACAGTGTCTCTTAGCTTTGCAGTTGGGTTGACGTGCGCCTTCACAAGTGGTAAGATTCTTTTCTAGTGTTTCCTTTCCTTTGGAAAGCTTTACAAGAAAAGAAgtgattcttttctttcttatatgTTTGCAACAAGAAACTCCTACCTGATCCCATTGTTTAGCCGAACGCATGGTTGGTAGACCATACTAACTGTAGCAATTGAACTAGAactaattcttttcttttctatatgTTTTCAA
Proteins encoded in this region:
- the LOC105053389 gene encoding protein LIFEGUARD 2 — protein: MWIRPPYGKGVDVESGPRPLYPMMLESPELRWAFIRKIYAILTVQMLLTVAVAAVVVTVRPISHFFVSSGAGLGLYIFLIILPFIVLCPLYYYHQTHPVNYLLLGIFTVSLSFAVGLTCAFTSGKVILESVILTSVVVVSLTLYTFWAARRGHDFSFLGPFLFAAVMILIVFALIQILFPLGRISVMIYGGLAAIIFCGYIIYDTDNLIKRYSYDEYIFAAVALYIDIINLFLSLLTLFRAAEA